CGCCTGCGCGGTCTGACCGCACACGATGATCCGCACCCCCGCCGCGCGCAGCGCCTGGAGGAGCGGGAGGTTGGTGTTCTCCGCGCCGAACCGCTTGCGGTAGCTCTCCTCCGTCAGCACCGCCTTGGCGGCCGTCCCATGCAGCACGAGCGCGAGGTGGAGATTTTCGCGTGGCACCCCGGCCGCACCGTGCATGTTCAGGAAGCGCGCGAGGGAGGCGATGGCGGGATTGAGCGCACCCGCGTCTTCGGGCGAGGTCGCGACGTCGAAGGCGACCCGGAAGACGTGGTCGGTCGGAGTGGGGAGGTCCAACGGATCCGTCCGATACACCGGTCCGAAGTCCGCGATGATGGGGCCCGTGCTCGGCGTCGACAGCGCCTGGGCGGAGAGGGGGCCGGCGCTCAGCGCGGCGGCGAGAGCGAACGCGTAGCGGGCAGCATGACGCATGAGGGCGATCCTGGAGGCGGAAAGAAGAACGGTGCCTCAGGATGCTGCCCGCGTGGGTCGGTCCCGGTCAAGGCGCGTCACCGCGCGGCCGCACCGCTGATGTGCCGCGGCGGGCCGTGCGCCCCCGGGTGGGCGGGGAATCGCGCCTCAGAACGGACGGAACGCGCCGGTGACCTTGGTGATGACGTCGAATCCCTGCACCGAACGGGGGAGGCGGGCTTTCACGGCCGGGTCGTCCTTCTCCAGCAGCACCATGAGGCAGGAACGATCCCCCCACTGTCCAACCGCGGTACCCACCACGCCGGGCATCCCCAGCACACTGTCGGTCAGGGCCTTGCGGGCCGTGTCGAGCGGATCTGTACGCATCTGCCTCCTCCTCGTCTGCGATGGCGACTCCCTTCGGTGTCTGCTGCTCGGGTAACGTCCAGCCGGGGGGCCGATCGACCGCGGGTCGGTCGGCGGTGGTGCTCCGGTCCGCTGCGTCCAGGATCGGATCCGGTGCCTCCGAAGGCGCCCCTGGAAAGCCCCGCTCCGGCGGCAAGACCGGCTCCAGCGAAAAGGCCCCGCTCCCGCGGGGCGGCGAGCCGGTCCCACGGCGCCGGATCGGTCCGTGGGGCCTAGTTGCCGTCGATCGTGACGCCGAACCGGTCCGTCGGGCCTAGTTGCCGTCGATCGTGACGCCGAACCGGTCCAGGACAACATCGATGGGATTGGCGATCGACGCCAGTTGGCTGCCCGCGAAGACCAGGGCCACCGGCCTCCGGTCCTGGGCGCCCTGCCCCTCGCTGACCACCAGCGAACCCGAATCGCCCGGCGCCGAGAAGCCGCCGCCGGAGATCACGATCTGGTCGACGAAACGGGCCTGGCCCCTGGGGTAGCCCACCGTCAGCGTGGCCCGGATGCCGTCGATCACGCCGTGCGTGTGTCCCGTGGTGCGTCCGAACTTCTGGACCCGCATCCCGAGCTTCGCGTCCAGCGGCTCGGTGCGCGGTGTCCCGTAGCCCCCGGGCGGGGTGCTGCGGTCCAGGCGGTCCGCCGATGTGAGCGCGAGGGCGGCGTCGATCCGGTTCTCGGGGCAGGGGAAGGGTCCCCGGCCGCAGTGCTGGATGGGCTCGAAATCGTACAGGGTGCCGAAGGCGTCGTCGGGATCGGTGCCGCCGTCCGCGCGTCCGGGCTGGAGCACGTTGTCGCCGATGGCCGCGTCGTTGGAGTTGGCGAAGACGTGGTTGTTGCTGAGCGCGAAGACCCGGGTGCCGTCCAGGACGCGGGCCCCGATGGTGCCCGCGGTCACGTCCGGCTGTCCGGAGGACACGCCGATGGGGACGGGCCGCGGAAAGTGACCGCGCGGGTTGGCGGGCGCGTCCGGCGAGGGCTCCTCGACCAGCGAGACGAACCGGCCCGTGACGGTCTCCACGACTGGAACCCGCCCGAACGATCGGGGCAGGAGGGCCACGCCCGCCGCCTCCACGTAGACCTTGAGGACGGGTTGGCCGAGCGCTCCCATGCCGATGGCGGTGCCCACCACGCCCGGCAGGCGCAGCAGATCCTCCGTGTGGGCGTCCTGGGCCGCGAAGGCCGCGCGGAAGGGGTCGGGGGGAGGCACGAGCTCGCCCAGAGGCCCGGTCCGGAAGGTGAGATCCAGACCCAGGGCCGCCACCAGGGCCAGCCGGGACAGCCAGACGCGTCGGTTCACCTCTCCTCCTACGGCGGGGAGGCCCGCCGGGTTTCCTCCTCCGGGACGGACGGATGCGAGCGGCGTGCCGGGTCCGCCTAGCCTTCGGGTTGCATGATCCGGTACTGCGACGGTGGCTCCTGCCCCAGGAGATGCCGGACGAAGTAGTCCCAGGTGCGCCGCACCACGTAGGGCTCGTTGGCGTAGCCGTGGTTGCGGTTGGGCAGGACGATCAGGTCGAAGTCCTTGTTGAGGCGGATCAGCTCGTCGATGAGCAGGATCGTCGCGTTCGGGTGCACGTTGTCGTCCAGCGTCCCGTACATCAGCAGCAGCTTCCCCTGCAGGTTGGCGGCCAGGTTCTGGTTGGCCTGCGCGTCGAAGCTGTCGCTGCCGTCGTCGTTCGGGCGGAGAAGGCCCTGGTACTTCTCACCCCAGGTGTAGTCATAGCTCCGGTTGTCGTGGTTGCCGGCGCTCGAGACGGCCACCTTGAAGAAGTCCGGGTAGCTCAGGATGGCGTCGGTGGAGGAGAATCCGCCACCCGAGTGCCCGAAGATCCCCACGCGGTCCAGGTCCATGGACGGATGGCGCCGGGCGAGCTGCCGGAGTGCCGCGATGTGGTCCGGCAGCCCGTTGTCGCGCATGTCGCCGTAGTACGCGTCGTGGAAGGCCTTGTGGCGGCCGGGCGTCCCGAACGCGTCCACCATGAAGACGATGAAGCCCAGCTCGGCCAGCGCCGCCGCGTTGCCGCCCTGCGCCACCCGCGCCACATGGCCCCGGATGGGACCGACCTGCGGTCCGGGATAGATGTAGTCCACGACCGGATAGCTTCGCGTGGAGTCGTAGTCGGACGGGAAGAACAGCAGCCCGTGCACCGGCGTCACGCCGTCGCGGCCCTTCACCTCGAAGTGGGTGGGATAGCGCCACCCGGTGGCCAGGAGGCGGGAATAGTCACCGGCCTCCAGGGTGAGCACCACGCGGCCGGTGGCGTCCCGCAACACGGTGGTGGGGGCCGACGAGAAGGTGCCGTACTGATCCACGAACCAGCGGCCGGAGGGACTGGCCGTGATCTGGTGGTCGGCGTCTTCCGGCGTCAGGCGCTCCGTGCGCGTGCCGTCCAGCCGGGCGCGATAGAGATGACGGTGGTAGAGGTCCTGGTCCGGCTCGCGTCCGGAGCCGGTGAAGTACACCCATCCCTGGGCCTCGTCGACGGACAGCAGGTCCAGGACCATCCACGGACCCTCGGTGATGCGGTTCAGCAGCGCGCCGGTGGCGACGTCGAACCGGTAGAGGTGGCCCCAGCCGTCGCGCTCGGACCACCACACCACCTCCGAGTCGTTCCGGATGACCTTCCAGTTGGGCAGGCCACCCGACTGTCCGTTGCTCTCCACGAACGTGCGGCTCGTCTCCTCCAACACCGTGCGTGCCACACCCGTGCGGGCATCGGCGGTCCACAGACGCAGCGTGTCGAAGCTGCGCACGCCCTCCGTGAAGAACACCTGGTCCGGCCCGCTCCCCCAGCGCGCGTCCTTCCACACCGTGTCGGACGCCACGCCGCAGCAGGACGTGTTGACCACGTCGAGCGGCCCCAGGTCCACGCGCACGCCCGTCCGGCTCTCCACGTCGAAGACATGAACCTCGTACGTCGGGATGACGGAGTCCCCCGGGAGCGCCACCCGGTAGCTGTGCAACGCGGGCCGACCCGTGCGCGCCTCCAGGAGGTGGAGCGGCAGCACCGCCCGCTCGTCGAAGCGATGCGTGAGGATGCGGCGCGAATCCGGCGACCAGGCCAGCACGGGCGGGGCCTCGTCTCCCCGGCGCGCCAGGGTGACCACCGAGCAGCATCCCTCGGGGGGCACGGCGTAGCCGAAGTCGGCGGCGCCGTCCTGCGAGAGCTGGATCTCCCGACCGTCCTCCACCGAGCGCACCCAGAGGTTCTCGTCGCGCGAGAAGGCGACCCACCGCCCATCCGGCGAGCCGATCTCGGTGCGGGGGCGTTCGGGGACCGGGTCGGGGCCCGCGCACACGTACGTGTCCAGGCGACAGCTCCAGCGCGCGGAGTCCGCGGTGTGGAAGCGCAGCGTATCGCCTTCGAGGTCGAAGCGTTCGAAGGGAAGCCGGTTGGCCACGTACGCCGTGTCCGCCGCCACGGAGAGCGCGGATGCGAGACGCGCATGGTCGAACGCGGGGCGGCGCGACGGGACGGACGGATCGACCAGGATGAACGCCGATCCGTCCTCGGTGCGGGCCCGATACCAGAAGCGGTCGCCCTCCAACCAGGTGGGCGTGGCCTGGTCGCCGCTCACGAAACGGGCGGCGTTGGAGCCCAGGAACTGCTCGGCGCGTGCGTAGGTGGTCTCGGTGACCTGCGCCGGAGCCGGGCGGGGGGCGACGACCACGAACAGCATCGCCAGCAGGTGGAGGCGCGTGCGCATGCGCCGCTCCTTGTGTTGGAGGTGGGTCGGCAGCGGATCCGGTGACCGTGCTGCGGGACTCAGTCGATGCGCTCCGGCACGACCTCGCGCTCGACGATCTTCCCGTCCACGACACTGACGTGGTAGACGCGCGCGTCGGCGCGGGTCGCCACGAACCGCGTGGCCTCGTTGTCCTCGAAGTAGATGCCCGCGTCGTTGTCGCAGGCCCACCCGGGCTTGAGCTCGCCGGAGGCGATGAGCCGGTGGTAGGTGGGCCGTCGCGCCGCTTCGGCGTCGTAGTGGGGCGAGTGGCTGCCCTGCAGGAAGCCCAGGCACTCGATCTTCGTGACTTCCTTGGGCCGCGAATCCGTGGTGCCCTCCTCGAACCAGCACAGCGATCCGGCGCTGGCGCCGCCGAGCACGATGCCCTGATCCCAGGCCTGACGAAGCACCTGATCGATGCCCTGCACGCGCCAGATGGCCTGCTGATTCAGCGTGTTGCCGCCGGAGACCACGATCCCGTCCATCGAGAGGAAGATCTCTTCCCACGACCGATCCATGCGGTAGCTGCTGATGAAGCTCTCCTGCACGTGCGGCTCGACGTCCAGGGGCGCGCAGCTCTGGTACCAGCGGATGATGCCCGCTTCCGAGTCGGCCGACGCGGTGGGCAGGTAGCAGAGCCGGGGGCGCGCCTTGCCCGTCAACTCCGCCATGGTCCGGATGAAGGCGGTGCCGAAGCCCCCACCGGCGATGAGGATCTTGCGGGTCGCCCGGGGGGCGGTGGCGGAGGCGGCGAGCGGCTCTGCGCCGAGACCGACGGCACCGGCCGCCGTGGCCAGCAGGAACTCACGGCGTTGCATGGACCTGACTCCGATCGGGATGTGGGTGTTGTCGGCCGCGGCCTGCGGCGAGTGCCCGTGGGCCCCTCAGGCCCACCCGTGATGCTGTCGCAGAGGACGCTGTCGTGGGCGTGCGCGCAAGGGAGCGCCCCCTGCTTGAGGCTCGTCCCCCGGACGGGACGCGCCACGGGGACCAGCGCGCCGGCGTCGGCGGCTCAGCGCAGCAGCGGCTCCAACGCCGCCCACACGTGATCGGCCACCACCCGGTGGCCTTCCGGCGTGGGGTGGATGCCGTCCTCCTGGTTGAGCGCGGGCTCGCCCGCCACGCCTTCGAGCAGGAACGGGAGCAGGGTGGCGCCGGTCTCGTCCGCCACCTCGCGGAAAACGCCACGGAAGCGGGCCGTGTAGCGATCCCCCAGGTTGGGTGGGGCCTCCATGCCGGCCACAAGCACACGGGCCTCGGGGTGGGCCGCGCGGGTGCGCCGGATCACCTCCAGCAGGTTCTCCTTCAGCGCCTCCGGATCCTGTCCGCGCAGGCCGTCGTTCGCGCCGAGCTCCAGGACCAGCACGGCCACGGGCTGCTCCAACAGCCAGTCCACACGCCGCAGACCGCCGGCGCTCGTATCTCCGCTCACGCCGCCGTTGACCACCCGGTAGTCGAGGCCCGCGGCGTCGATGCGGGCCTGGACGAGGGCGGGGAAGGCCAGGGACGGGTCCTCCAGGCCGTACCCGGCGGTCAGGCTGGTGCCCAGGAACACCACGACGGGACGCGCGTCGGCCGGGTCTGCGCGAAGGGATCCCGGCTCCGCGGGAGCGGAGGAAACTTGCGCGTCGGAGGAGCGTACCGGGTCGGGGCCGCGGCGGCCGGAGTCGCAGCCGGTCAGCCCCATGGGCACGAGCACGCCCAGCGCGCACACGAGACCCCGACCCATGATCATCGACGCCCGCGGCCTGGAGAAGACGTATCGGAGCGGAGGCCGTCCGCTCACCGTCCTGAAGGGCATCGATCTCTCCGTGGAGCCCGAGGGGTTCGTGGCGATCCTGGGCCCCTCGGGCAGCGGGAAGACCACGCTGCTCGGGTTGCTCGCGGGGCTGGACACGCCGAGCGCCGGCACGCTGCGCGTGCTGGGGCAGGACCTGTTCGCTCTTACCGAGGACCAGCGGGCCGGGTTTCGGGCCGAGCACGTGGGCTTCGTCTTCCAGACCTTCCACCTGCTGCCCACGCTCACCGCGCTCGAGAACGTCCTGGTGCCCCTGGAGCTGCGCGGCCGCACGCGCACCGGGGACGGACGGCCCATCCGGGAGCACGCGGCCGACCTGCTCGCGCGTGTCGGGTTGAGGGGGCGCCTCGATCACTATCCCGCGCAGTTGTCGGGCGGAGAGCAGCAACGCGTGGCGCTGGCCCGTGCGTTCGCGAACGAGCCCCGCCTGCTGTTCGCGGACGAGCCCACCGGCAACCTGGACTCGGCCACCGGCGAGACCGTGATCGGTCTGATGGAGGAGCTGAACCGCGATGTGCGCACCACGCTGGTGCTGGTGACGCACGACCTGGCGCTGGCGGAGCGCGCCCGCCGCATCATCCGTCTCAAGGACGGGCAGATGGTCGCGGATGAGCGCCGGACGGACGCGCACCCCGCACACTCCGCCGTCTGACCCGATGTTCGCGCTTCGTTTCGCGTGGCGGGAGGGCCGGGCCGGCGTGCGGCAGATCGGTGTCTACATGATGTCGATCACGCTGGGCGTGGCGGCGCTGGTCGCCCTCCACTCCTTCCGCGGCGACGTCACCCGTTCCGTCGAGGCCGAGGCGCGCGCCATCCTGGGCGCGGACCTGCGCTTCAGCCGGGGTACGCCCTTCTCGGACTCGATCCGGGCCGTGACGGATTCGCTCGCCGCCGAGGGCGCGCAGGTCGCGGCCGTCACCACCCTCGCGTCCATGGCGCTCAACGAGCGCACCGGCACCACCCGTCTGGTGCAGGTCCGCGGGGTCGAGCCCGGCTTCCCCTTCTACGGAGCGGTGCGGACGGATCCCGACGGCGCCTGGGCTCGGCTGGGGGACGCGCGCGGCGTGCTCGTGGACGAGGCGGTCCTGGTGCAGCTCGATGCGCGCATCGGCGACACGATCAGCGTGGGCCGCTCGCGCTTCCCTCTGCTGGGCACGGTGGACGGCCTGCCCACCGACATCGGCTTCCAGTCGGCGGTGGGCCCGCGCGTCTATCTGCCGGCCGCGGCGCTGCCCGCTACGGGGCTGCTGACGTTCGGGAGCCTGGCCCGCCACGAGATCTACGTCCGCCTGCCCGAGGGGAGCGACGCCGAGGAGCTCGACGAGCGCTACGGGGAGATGGCACGTGGACAGAATACGCGCATCACCACCGCGGACGAGCAGGCCGAGGATCTCACCGAAGGCACGCGCATCCTGAGCCGGTTCCTGGGGCTGGTGGGTCTGGCCGCGCTCCTGCTGGGTGGGATCGGTGTGGCGAGCGCCATCCACGTCTACGTCCAGGGCAAGCTCACCGCGGTCGCCGTGCTCCGCTGCCTGGGCGCCCGCCAGGGCACGGTCTTCGCCGCCTATCTGCTGCAGGCCGCGCTCCTGGGCCTGGGAGGCGCCGCCCTCGGCGTCGCCGGTGGCCTGCTGCTCCAACGCCTGCTGCCGCGCGTGGTGGGGGACCTGCTGCCCGTGACCATCGTTCCGCGCACGGATCCCGCGGCGGTGGTGGCCGGTCTGTTGATCGGCATCTGGGTCTCCGTCGTGTTCGCGCTGCTGCCCCTGCTGGCCGTGCGCGGCGTGGCCCCTCTGCAGGCCATCCGGCGCGACGTGGAGCCGGAGCGTGCGAGTCGCGCGGCGCGCGGTCTGGCCGTCGGTGCGCTCGTGCTCAGCATCGCGGGGCTGAGCGTGTGGCAGGCCCCGACCCCGGCCATCGGCGCGGGCTTCGCCGCCGGTCTGGCGGTCACGCTGGGGCTCCTGTGGGTGGCGGCACGTGCGCTCGTGTCCGGCACGCGCCGCTTCTTTCCCGCCCGAGCGGGCTACACCGTGCGGCAGGGCGTGTCCAACCTCTTCCGTCCGCACAACCAGACGGTTTCGGTGACGCTCGCGCTGGGCTTCGGCGTCTACGTGATCGGCGCCGTGGCGTTGATCGAGCGCAGCCTGCAGCGCCAGCTGGACTTCGACGCGGGCGCCTCCCAGGCCAATGTGCTGCTGTTCGACGTGCAGCCCGACCAGCGAAGCGGGGTGGTGGACCTCGTCGGGTCCGTGTCGGAGGGGCCCGTGGACGTCACCCCGATCGTGACGGCCCGCATCGCCGCCCTGGATGGCGTCTCGGTCACGGAGCTGCTCGCGGACACCACGGAGGCGGCGCCGGAGCGCTGGGCGCTCCGGCGCGTGTACCGCAACACCTATCGGGAGGGCGGCCTCACGGACGCCGAGACCCTGGTGGCCGGGTCCTGGTGGGACACGACCACGGCCGGCCCTCCCGACCTGGACGGTCTGCCGCCCGTCTCGGTCGAGCAGGACCTGGCCGCGGACCTGGGGGTGGGCGTGGGTGACCGCATCACCTGGGACGTGCAGGGCCGGACGATCGAGACCCGGATCGGTAGCCTGCGCGCGGTCGACTGGGCCCGCTTCCAGACCAACTTCTTCGTGGTCTTCCCGCCCGGAGTGCTGGAGGAGGCGCCGCACACCCTGCTGGCGCTCGCGCGCGTGCCGGACGTGGAGACGCGGACCGCGCTGCAGCGCGACCTGGTGCGCGCCTATCCCAACGTGTCCGTGCTGGACCTCGCACAGGTGCAGGAGGTCCTCGACCGCGTGCTGGGCACCGTGTCGGGTGCGCTGCGCTTCCTGGCTGGATTCTCGGTGCTGGGAGGGATCCTGGTGCTGGTGGGTGCACTGGCCACGTCGCGCTTCCAGCGCATGCGGGAAGGCGCGCTCCTCAAGACGCTGGGCGCCCGTCGGCGTCAGGTGCTGGCCGTGCTCACCACGGAGTACTTCGCGTTGGGCGCGTTGGGCGCGCTGGCGGGGTTGGCCCTGGCCACGGTGGCGGCATGGGGCGTGGTGCGCTTCGTGTTCGATGGCCCCTTCGTGTTCCCCGTCGGGATCACCGCCGCCATCGCCGTGGGCGTGACCGCGGGCACCGTCCTGATCGGCATGGCCGGCAGCCGGAACGTGCTGGGCCGGCCCCCGCTCGCCGTCCTGCGCGAGATCACCGAGTAGGCGCGAACGGCCGGGCCCGCACGCGGACGGACGGCCAGGGCGGCCTGCGGCCGGTCACGGGCCCGCGCACCGCACGGATCCGGATGCTCAGGCGGGATTTCCGAAGCGGCCCTCGGACATCCGCTCGGCCACCGACCACCCCATGGTCTCCGTGACGCCGAAGGCCACGCCCGCGTTCAGCACGTTCCCCAGCCCCGGCACGAAGCGCAGCAGCACCTTGGCCGCGCCGCGGCCGACAATGGTCCCGAGCGAGGCATAGACGACTGAACGCGCCGCCGCATCGGTGACCTCGAGCCCGAAGACGCGCCCGAGCCCCACGATCATCGCCACCTGGACCGGCATGATCAGGATGGCATCTCCTCCCGGGACCTGGGCCAGCCCTGCGCCGATCCCGGCGGCCGCGGTGCCGGCGGCATGGATGATGGTCGCGCAGCGCTTCTGTTGCTCGTCGGTCACGGGGAGCCTCCTCGGCATCATGGGATACGGCCCGCGCGCCGGAGGGCGGGCTCCGGGGGGTCGCGCACGTTCCCCCTACGTCGGGTGCGCGCGATCTGCTTCAACGCCCGTGCCGCGCGGACCGGGGTCTGCCCGGCCCTTTCGTCGCGGCTCAACCCGCCGCACGGCGGCCACGTCGCACGCCCGCCTCGGAACGCCGGTACGCCGGGGTCCGGCAGCCCGTTCCCGACCGGGGTCCGGACCCGGCCGGATCACGCGATCCGTGGCGGTGGCGCGCGCCGGCACGATGCTCGCGCACGTGGGGTCTCCGCGCCGGCCAGGCGCGCGGTCGGACCCTTTCAAGTGGAAGGAAATCATGCTTCAACGATCGATCGCAGCGGCGGTCCTCGCGATCGTCGCGCTCCCGCTGGCGGTCGCGGCGCAGACGAGCGACCTCACGGTGGGGACGAGCTTCGGGTATCAGGACGGCGTGGGCACCCGCCTCTTCGCCGTGCGGGGCAACGTCGCGGAGGGCCTCCCGGTGCTGGTGCGGGGCGAGCTCGGATACGTCGCCACGGATCCGGGAAGCGCGCCGAACGCCCGGCGGATCTTCATCAACAACGCCACCAACGGAACGCCCGCCTCGAGCGGTCGCACGCTGGATGCCGCCTTCGATGTCCTGCTGCGCACATCCCGGTTCGGCGTGCCGAGGGCGTACTGGTACGCGGGCGTGCGGTATGCCCGCTTCAAGGGAAACTTCAAGTATATCGGGGGCAACGAGGACTTCGACGTCGTCAGCAACCACTGGGGTCTGGGTGCCGGGGTGCAGAGCTTCCACGCCATGACGCCGCGCCTCGACCTCGTCCTGACCGGCGGACTGGAGGTCTTCCGGAGCGCCCGTCTCACCGGTCACGACACGTCGTACGCGCCCGGTGACGAGAACGTCAACGCGCGCGAGGACTACACCTACGGGGATGCCGACGAGGCCATCCATCAGCCCAAGCTGCGCCCGGTCCTGAGCGTGGGCTTCGGCTACCGGATGGGACCCCGGTAGGGCGGCGCGCGCGGATTCCCGGGACGGCGGACCGGCGGGCGTCCCCGGCCGCGCCGCGCCCGGAGGGCGTCCCTGGTCGGTGCGCGCCCGGCGGGCGTCCCTGGCCGGTCCGCGCCCCGGCGGGCGTCCCCGGCCGGTCCGCGCCCCGGCGGTCGGTCCAGCGGACCGCGGGCGTCCGTTCCTTCAGGGCGCGGGCGGCTCGTTCGACTCGGCGCCGTACTCCTGCAGCTTCCGATAGAGCGTCTTGCGATCGAGGCCCAGGATCTCGGCCGCGCGCGATTTGTTGCCGCCGGTGATGCGCAGGATCTCGAGCGTGTAGGCGCGCTCCACCTCCGCAAGCGGCAGGTGGCGAGCGCCGGCCTCGTAGATGGTCGCCCGCAACAGGCTCCCGTCCCGGACCCGATCGGGCAGGGCGTCCGGTCCGATCTCATCGGCCTCCGACAGCGTGGCGGCGCGCTCCACCACGCTCCGGAGCTCCCGCACGTTGCCGGGCCAGGCATAGCCGGTGAGCACGCCCATCGCGGGAATCGAGAAGCGCCGCGCTGCTCCGGAAGAAGCGGGAAAGCGGGCCAGGAAGTGCTCGACCAGGGCGGTGATGTCGGCCGGCCGCTCGCGTAGCGGCACGACGTGCAGCGTCAGGCCGTTGAGGCGCCAGTAGAGGTCCTCGCGGAAGCGCCCGGCGGAGACCTCCTCGTCCAGATCCCGGTTGGTGGCGGCAACCAGCCGCACATCCACGTGTCGCGAGCGGGTGGCACCCACCCGGCGGATCTCCCCGTCCTCCAGGGCCCGGAGCAGCTTCGGTTGCAGCGCCGGCGGCAGCTCGCCGATCTCGTCCAGGTAGAGGGTCCCGCCGTCGGCCTCCTCGAAGAGCCCGGTCTTGGCGCGGTCGGCGCCGGTGAACGCGCCCCGCTCGTGACCGAAGAGCTCCGATTCCAGCAGGTTCTCGGGGAGCGTGGCGCAGTTGACCGCCACCATGGCCGCGCGACCGGACGCGGCGTGTACGGCCCGCGCCACCAGCTCCTTGCCCGTTCCCGTCTCGCCCGTGATCAGCACCGGCAGCGGGGAACGCGCCACCTTGCCGATCATCTCCAGCAACGCGCGCGTCGGGCCGCTGCTGCCCACGATCCCGTCGATCGCGCGCGTCCGTGCCCGCGCGGGGGACGCGGCCGTCTCGCGCCGAAGGCGGCTCTCCTCGAGGGCGCGTTGCACCGAGAGCAACAGCTCGTCGTTCGAGAAGGGCTTGGTCAGGTAGTCGAAGGCGCCTTGCTTGACCAGCTCGATCGCGGAGTCGATGGAGCCGAAGGCGGTGATCACGATGACGTTCACATCCGGCCGCTGACGGCGCACCGCCTCCAGGACGTCGCGTCCCGTGGCGCCCGGCATGCGCAGGTCCGTGATGACGAGGCGCACGTCGGGTCGCTCGAGGTCGTCGATCGCGTCCCGTCCCGAGGGGACAGCCCGGACGCGGTAGCCGGATTCATCGAGGACTTCCTGGAGGAGGACGCGCAGATCGCGGTCGTCCTCGGCGAGGAGGATGCAGTCACTGGATGGCATGGATCGCGGGTGTGGGGGCGGGGAGGGCAAGGGTCAGGCAGGTGCCGGGACCGCCGTCGTCGATCAGCTCCAGCACCCCACCATGCTCTTCGATGATCAGCCGCGCCACCGCCAACCCCAGTCCGGTCCCACCGCCGTCGGCCTTGGTGGTGAAGAAGGGCTCGAACACCTGCGCGCGATGCTCGGGCGCGATTCCCGGGCCGCTGTCCCGCACGTCCACGCGCACACCGGCATCGTCGAGGCCGACGTCGACCGTGACGGCGCGGGGCCGCGCGCGGTCGGGCTCGCGGCTCATGGCCTGTTGCGCGTTCAACAGCAGATTGAGCAGCACCTGCTGGAGGGCGTCACGATCGCCGTGGACCACGGCCCGGGGTGCGCCGGTACGGCCGAGCTCGATGCCCTCGGCATCGAACTGCATGGAGACGAGCTCCAGCGTCTCATCGATGAGCGGCACCAGGTCCACGGGGCCGGGCCGGCGTTCGCGGGGCCGAGCGAAGTCGAGAAGGCTCCGGACGATGCGGGTGATGCGATCGATCTGTTGCACGATGATGGAGAGGTCTCGGGACTCCGCGCCGGCCCGCGCGTGCCGGCGTGCCATCAGGTCCGCGCGCCCGCGGATCACGTGCAGCGGTGCA
Above is a window of Gemmatimonadota bacterium DNA encoding:
- a CDS encoding sigma-54 dependent transcriptional regulator; this translates as MPSSDCILLAEDDRDLRVLLQEVLDESGYRVRAVPSGRDAIDDLERPDVRLVITDLRMPGATGRDVLEAVRRQRPDVNVIVITAFGSIDSAIELVKQGAFDYLTKPFSNDELLLSVQRALEESRLRRETAASPARARTRAIDGIVGSSGPTRALLEMIGKVARSPLPVLITGETGTGKELVARAVHAASGRAAMVAVNCATLPENLLESELFGHERGAFTGADRAKTGLFEEADGGTLYLDEIGELPPALQPKLLRALEDGEIRRVGATRSRHVDVRLVAATNRDLDEEVSAGRFREDLYWRLNGLTLHVVPLRERPADITALVEHFLARFPASSGAARRFSIPAMGVLTGYAWPGNVRELRSVVERAATLSEADEIGPDALPDRVRDGSLLRATIYEAGARHLPLAEVERAYTLEILRITGGNKSRAAEILGLDRKTLYRKLQEYGAESNEPPAP